The bacterium genome segment ACTTTTTTAGGAAGATGGATTATTGGTATTCAAATTCCTTTTGCCGGTGTTTATCATTTTTCTTTTGGTGCTTCACTCGTAGCATCAATTACGAATTACGTAATTACAGTTGCAAGCATATGGATTTTAGCAAAGATATTGTTTGTTCTGGGAACGAAATTCGGTTCCAACGGTGATGAGGCTGCCTGTTTTAAAATGGCTGTATACTCATATTTCCCGTATCTTGCGGCAGGTGTTCTGCTTATAATTCCATCATTATCAGTTCTTGTTTACCTTGCCGGCCTTTACGGACTTTACCTTATGTATGTGGGGCTTCCCATAATTATGGAAACACCTGAAGAAAAAACAATACCATTTATGGTTGTTATCGTTGT includes the following:
- a CDS encoding YIP1 family protein, whose protein sequence is MNAIIERIKAIVLKPKQTWEEIAAEQTTPQDLMKNYVFIFAALPAVATFLGRWIIGIQIPFAGVYHFSFGASLVASITNYVITVASIWILAKILFVLGTKFGSNGDEAACFKMAVYSYFPYLAAGVLLIIPSLSVLVYLAGLYGLYLMYVGLPIIMETPEEKTIPFMVVIVVAVILVSVIASSIIGVILGAFGPKLPPL